TTGACGCCGTAGGCTTTGGCCGCGTCCATGAGGCCGTTGGAGACGGTCGGCAGGCCGCAGCAGTTGAAGTCGTCGACGACCATCTCGATGCCGTTGTGGGCGAAGACCTTGGCCAGCGCCAGGCCGACCTCGGGGGTGTAGTAGTTGACATAGCAGCCGGGGTAGTAGAGGACCTTCCCTTTCGGCTTGGCGATCTTTTTCGGCTTGAATTGTTGCAGGAACGTTTTCGAGGCGAAACGCGGGAAGGGCATGCCGGCGGCGACGCCGAAGAAAGCTTCCCCCATCGCCCGGAAGGGACCGACGCCGGCGGCCCAGTTGACGATGGACGGGGCGATCTGGGCGGCCTTGCAGATCAGTTCGACCCGGCCCAGCACCTGGTCACGCAGGGGCGCGCCGTTGAGGGCCACGTACTCCCCTTTGGCCTTGCAGTTCATGGTGGCTACGTTGACGCCGGAGGGGCAGACGAAGTCGCAGGTCTTGCAGTTGCTGCAATAGCCGATGGAGGGATGGACGGCGGCAGGCTCGTCGAGGCGGAAGCGCTCCAGGTCAGGGCCGTTCTGTTTCGGTCCCGCGTACTGGTCGGTCACCTTGACGACGGGGCAGTTGGCGACACAGATGTTGCACTTGATGCAGTTGTCGAGGATGAGATGACGGTCCTGACTCATTGTGCCACCTCCCCGGCGAGCTTGCCGGCCTTGTAGCCGGAGGCGACGGCGACGCCGTTGCCGCATTTTTCAATGGGTCCGTTGGCGCCGGCCAGGTTGGCGCCGGTGATCCGCACGTTTTCCAGGCAGACCCGGCCCGCCCCGTCAAGGGGCTGCAACCGGTCGTTGACGGCGATGCCGAAGCTGTTGAAGCCGTGCCCGTTCATGGAGAGGAACTCGCCGGAGGCCCATTTCTCAGCAGTGCGGACAGGCAGGTCGAAGATGACTTCCCGCGCCTCGCCGATCCGGCTGTCGAGGCCGCCGCCGACAAAGGCGCCTGTGGCCAGGATGTAGGTCTCGGCCGAGAAGGTGAAGGTCTTCCCAGCCCCTTCGGCCGTCACCTGAAGGCAGCGGTTGCCCTCTACCTTGGCGCCGGTGAAGGTGCAGCCGATGATCACGTCGACGCCGGCGTTGCGCAGGTGCTTGAGCAGCAGTTGCTGCAACCGCTGGCCGGGGAGGGCCGGCGGGATGTTGGTCACTTCATAGACGGGAGCGCCTAGGGCTTTGGAGAGCCGGCCGGCCACGTCGATATCGAGGCGCTCGCCGAGGACCGGCGGGAAGAGGACGACCGTGCCATTGACGATATGGGGCTTGATCTGCTCCACCGCTTCCTGGATCCCTTCCGCTTGTTCCAGACGGTGGGCCAAGGTGGTGGCGTAGAGTTTTTTCCAGGCGCTGCGCAGTCTCACAACTGTCAGTTTGGCTGTGTCAGGCAGGTTGCCGTTGCAGGCCAGGTTGGAGGCCATCACTTCGGGATAGAAATCCTTCAGTTCCTCATAGCCGACGATGACGATTCGCTTAGCCTTGTCCAGGTCCCTGACGGCCATCGAAGGCGGCGCCAGGAAAGAAGGCCGGAAGGTGCCGACGGCTGTCGGCAGCAGCCAGTTGGCGCCGCCGTTGTCCCGGTAATGGCAGCCGTAGCGTTCGGTGAGCCCCTGAAAGTAGCGCAGGCTCTCTTCCAGCACGTCGGCCACTTTGGTGTAGGGGTGCTCGGGATTCACTTCGTTTAAGCGGGCGATCTGGGACAGGGGGTTCTGGCAGACCTGCTGGGGGTCATCGATGTCATATCCCCAGAGGTCGATGCAGCCCGAAGACAGGCTGAGCGAGCCCATGCCTTTAGCGGCTACAGTGACTCGTTTACCCGATTCGGCCGCTTTGGCGGCGGCCAGCAGGCCGGACAGTCCGGCGCCTATGATCAACACATCTGTTTTTTTATTCATCATTTCATTCTCTCCATGCCGAAGAGTGTGCAGAAGATCTCCGAGGACAGTTGGGCTTCCCGCAGTTGCTGGCCCCAGAGGACCGCCCGGACGCCCCGCCAGCGGTTTTGCAAAAACTCGGCCAAAAACTCGCGGTGGGTGCCGGTGAACTGCTTGTGGTCACTCATCGCCCCCAGGGTGCGGTAACTGCAGAAGATGCCCTGGCAGGTGCCCATGCCCATGCGGGTTTTGCGGCGGATGTCGCTCAAGGTCTTGCTGTCGCCGTCACCGGCCACATGGTCGATCTCGGCGGCGCTGACCATCTCGCACTCGCAGAACATGCGGCGCTTGGCCCGATCCTTCTCCGCCTCGGCAACGACCTTGGCAAAGTCCTGTCCGAGCCGTTCGGCCGCTTTCTTGGCGCCGGGGACGCCGAAGACCTTTTTCCCCCGTTCCAGCAGTTCGGCCGGCTGGGCCGCGCTGAGGGGCTCTTCCTTCGTCCGGCAGGGGGTGCTGTTGCCGAGTTTTTTGGCGGCCAGGTCGACGGTCTTTTCGGCCATCAGCCGGAAGGTGGTGAACTTGCCGCCGACGATGCTGATCAGGCCGGTCAAGCCGTCGCGCTGTTCATGATCGATGAGGGCGAAGTTTCTCGTCACCGCCCGGCCTCCGGCGCCTTTGTCGGCCTGGTAAAGGGGCCGCACGCCGGCGAAGGCGCGGATGATCCGGTAGTCGTCAATGCGGGGCATCATCTCCCGGCCGACGGCCAGCATGTCCTGGACCTCTTTATCGGTCGTCTTGAAGCTGTTGGGATCGTCCACCCCCACGGAGGTGGTTCCCAGCAGCGTGATGGTGCCGTGGGGAACGAAGATGTCGGCGTCGCCAGGGGGTCGCAAGCGGTTGACGACCTGGTTGGTCAACCGGTGGTTGAAGGCGAGCAGGGTGCCCTTGTCCTTGATGATGCTCACGTCGAGACCGGCCAGCGCCGTCACCTCGCCTGCCCAGGCGCCGGCGGCGTTGATTACCATCTCGCATTCGATCTGGCGGGTCTCGCCCGTCAGGGTGTTGGTGATCTCTACACCAGCGACGCGGCCGTTCGAACGATACACCGCCGTCAGTTTGCTGTAGTTGGCCATCTGGGCGCCGTAGCGGCGGGCCGAGTGGACATTGCTCCAGAGCAGACGGAAGCCGTCGACGGCCGCATCGGGCACCGTAAAGGCGCGGGTGATCTTCGGCGAGAGAACGGGGTACTTCTTGAGCAGCCCTTTGACGTCGAGTTCTTCCGTTTCGATGCCCGCCTCGGCGCAAGCCTTTACCCACAGTTCGGCGTAAGCCGGGTCGTCGCTCGGAAGCTGGGCGAAGAGGCCGCCCGTCGGCTCGATGCAGTCGGGCGCCAAACGCCGCAGCAATAGATTCTCCTCGATACACTCTTTCGCCGCCTCTTTGTCTTTGACGGCGTAGCGGCCGCCGCTGTGCAGCAGCCCGTGGAATCGGGAACTGGTGCCATGGGCCAGGTCGCCCTGCTCGACCAGGAGGGCGGATATGCCCCGCATCGCCAGGTCGCGCAGGATGCCCGTCCCGGTGGCGCCGCCTCCGATCACCACCACCTGAACGCGTTCGGTTGCCATTTGGTCATCCTCCGTCCGTTTCGTCGTATAAAAAAGGTTCACCCAATGCACAATCACCTAAATTTATGAAAAAAAGCCGCCAATGCCGGGACTCTTCCGGTACTGCTGCGGCTTCTCCAAACTCACAAGCCCTTATCAAGTTCTAGCGTTTTTTTCTCCATAAGATTTGAACGAACTGTTCGGGTGGCGAAAAAAAGTCGGGTTCCGAAAAACTTTATCGAATTGGCCTAGCGGTATGGTCAATAAACCCTACGGTTGTGATCGACCCTGCGGCCAGAATTGACGACATCAATGGCACTGTGCGAAAGGGAGAAAGAGGAGCCAGGAGGAGGCGCGCCGGCTGTTGGACTGCCAGCGCGGCCTTCCCCCCACTCGCTTTGCTTCTGTGATCCGATGACCCGCTGTTTTGCTGGATCGCGCTATTACTGAAAGCGCATTCACTTCATCACCGGTTCACCAAGCCACCGATTTAGAAAGTGACCGGTTCGAAAAGCGACCGGTTTATTGGATCGAAATTCATTGCGTCGCTAACTCGATGCTCCCGATTAGTCTTCCGTTTCCCAGTCCATGCTGCGGGTGACGGCCCGTTTCCAGCCGCCGTAGAGCTTGGCCCGCTTTTCTTCGGCCATTTCGACTTCAAAGCGGTTGTCCAGTTGCCAACGCTTGGCCAGTTCTTCTTTGCTCGACCAGAAACCGACAGCCAGGCCAGCCAGGTAGGCGGCGCCGAGGGCGGTCGTCTCGATGATCCGGGGGCGGTCGACAGGAACGCCGAGGATGTCAGCCTGGAACTGCATGAGCAGGTTGTTGGCGACGGCGCCGCCGTCCACTTTCAACGCTTGCAGTTTGATGTTGGAGTCGGCTTCCATGGCGCCGAGGACGTCCTTGGTCTGGTAGGCGAGGGCTTCCAGGGCGGCGCGGACGATGTGGGCCTTGGTGGTGCCGCGGGTCAGGCCGACGATGGCGCCGCGAGCGCGCATATCCCAGTAGGGAGCGCCCAGGCCGGCGAAGGCGGGAACCATGTAGACGCCGTCGGTGTCGTCCACTTTGCCGGCGAAGTATTCTGAGTCAGGAGCGGCTTCGATCAGCTTCAGGCCGTCGCGGAGCCACTGAATGGCGGCGCCGGCGATGAAGATAGAGCCTTCCAGGGCGTATTCCACTTTGCCTTCGATGCCCCAGGCGATGGTGGTCAGCAGGCCGTTCTTGGAGTCATACAGTTCGGAGCCGGTGTTCATGAGCATGAAGCAGCCGGTGCCGTAGGTGTTCTTGGCCATACCGGGCGCGTAGCAAGCTTGACCGAAGAGGGCGGCTTGCTGGTCACCGGCGGCGCCGGCGATGGGAACGGCGTGTCCGAAGAAGAGTTCCGCGTCGGTGCAGCCGTAGACTTCGCTGGAGGGCTTCACTTCCGGCAGCATGGAGGCGGGCACGTTCAAGGCGGCCAGCAGTTCCTCATCCCACTTCAGTTCGCGGATGTTGTACATCAGGGTCCGGGAAGCGTTGGAGTAGTCGGTGACATGAACCTTGCCGGCGGTCAACTTCCAGATCAGCCAGGTGTCCATGGTGCCGAAGAGCAGTTCGCCTTTTTCCGCTTTTTCGCGGGCGCCTTCCACGTTGTCCAGGATCCACTTGGCCTTGGTGCCGGAGAAGTAGGCGTCGACGACGAGGCCGGT
The nucleotide sequence above comes from Heliomicrobium undosum. Encoded proteins:
- the glpB gene encoding anaerobic glycerol-3-phosphate dehydrogenase subunit GlpB gives rise to the protein MNKKTDVLIIGAGLSGLLAAAKAAESGKRVTVAAKGMGSLSLSSGCIDLWGYDIDDPQQVCQNPLSQIARLNEVNPEHPYTKVADVLEESLRYFQGLTERYGCHYRDNGGANWLLPTAVGTFRPSFLAPPSMAVRDLDKAKRIVIVGYEELKDFYPEVMASNLACNGNLPDTAKLTVVRLRSAWKKLYATTLAHRLEQAEGIQEAVEQIKPHIVNGTVVLFPPVLGERLDIDVAGRLSKALGAPVYEVTNIPPALPGQRLQQLLLKHLRNAGVDVIIGCTFTGAKVEGNRCLQVTAEGAGKTFTFSAETYILATGAFVGGGLDSRIGEAREVIFDLPVRTAEKWASGEFLSMNGHGFNSFGIAVNDRLQPLDGAGRVCLENVRITGANLAGANGPIEKCGNGVAVASGYKAGKLAGEVAQ
- the glpK gene encoding glycerol kinase GlpK, producing MSKKYVMALDQGTTSCRAILFDKDSNIVAVAQKEFTQIYPKAGWVEHNADEIWSTQYGVIAELLAKTGVSAEEIASIGITNQRETTVVWEKATGKPVYNAIVWQCRRTTAICDELKARGLEQAFRTKTGLVVDAYFSGTKAKWILDNVEGAREKAEKGELLFGTMDTWLIWKLTAGKVHVTDYSNASRTLMYNIRELKWDEELLAALNVPASMLPEVKPSSEVYGCTDAELFFGHAVPIAGAAGDQQAALFGQACYAPGMAKNTYGTGCFMLMNTGSELYDSKNGLLTTIAWGIEGKVEYALEGSIFIAGAAIQWLRDGLKLIEAAPDSEYFAGKVDDTDGVYMVPAFAGLGAPYWDMRARGAIVGLTRGTTKAHIVRAALEALAYQTKDVLGAMEADSNIKLQALKVDGGAVANNLLMQFQADILGVPVDRPRIIETTALGAAYLAGLAVGFWSSKEELAKRWQLDNRFEVEMAEEKRAKLYGGWKRAVTRSMDWETED
- a CDS encoding anaerobic glycerol-3-phosphate dehydrogenase subunit C; the protein is MSQDRHLILDNCIKCNICVANCPVVKVTDQYAGPKQNGPDLERFRLDEPAAVHPSIGYCSNCKTCDFVCPSGVNVATMNCKAKGEYVALNGAPLRDQVLGRVELICKAAQIAPSIVNWAAGVGPFRAMGEAFFGVAAGMPFPRFASKTFLQQFKPKKIAKPKGKVLYYPGCYVNYYTPEVGLALAKVFAHNGIEMVVDDFNCCGLPTVSNGLMDAAKAYGVNNLAKLNRYINEGYAVITTCPSCNLMLRQEYHELFDMDTALVTENTYDAFEYLVLLHEKGQLDTNLKRLPRRYGYHQPCHLRAVGYGVPSQEILRLIPDLQVAALDAGCCGLSGSYGFKKEKYPIAHEIGQNIVRAVADTGVKQAVTECGMCQLQVNHVTGLPVVHPIQLLAEAYGL
- the glpA gene encoding anaerobic glycerol-3-phosphate dehydrogenase subunit GlpA; this translates as MATERVQVVVIGGGATGTGILRDLAMRGISALLVEQGDLAHGTSSRFHGLLHSGGRYAVKDKEAAKECIEENLLLRRLAPDCIEPTGGLFAQLPSDDPAYAELWVKACAEAGIETEELDVKGLLKKYPVLSPKITRAFTVPDAAVDGFRLLWSNVHSARRYGAQMANYSKLTAVYRSNGRVAGVEITNTLTGETRQIECEMVINAAGAWAGEVTALAGLDVSIIKDKGTLLAFNHRLTNQVVNRLRPPGDADIFVPHGTITLLGTTSVGVDDPNSFKTTDKEVQDMLAVGREMMPRIDDYRIIRAFAGVRPLYQADKGAGGRAVTRNFALIDHEQRDGLTGLISIVGGKFTTFRLMAEKTVDLAAKKLGNSTPCRTKEEPLSAAQPAELLERGKKVFGVPGAKKAAERLGQDFAKVVAEAEKDRAKRRMFCECEMVSAAEIDHVAGDGDSKTLSDIRRKTRMGMGTCQGIFCSYRTLGAMSDHKQFTGTHREFLAEFLQNRWRGVRAVLWGQQLREAQLSSEIFCTLFGMERMK